In a single window of the Serratia quinivorans genome:
- the folM gene encoding Dihydrofolate reductase folM gives MELHNSAPVLITGGARRIGLALARSFLQRDIPVIIAYRSDYPALGELKRLGATCIQGDFSTHDGIYRFADQVRQAAPKLRAVIHNASAWQAESPEVPPEQVMAAMLQIHVYTPYLLNQLLESCLLGQGQAGADIIHLTDYVVEKGSDKHIAYAASKAALDNMTRSFARKLAPEVKVNAIAPALIIFNPGDDEHYRQQALAKSLMKIAPGESEVVNLVNYLLDSRYVTGRTHGVDGGRPLR, from the coding sequence ATGGAACTTCACAACTCAGCCCCGGTGCTGATTACGGGCGGCGCACGCCGGATTGGACTGGCATTGGCCAGGTCATTCTTGCAACGTGATATTCCCGTGATCATTGCCTATCGCAGCGACTACCCGGCGCTGGGCGAACTGAAAAGACTGGGGGCAACCTGCATTCAGGGCGATTTCTCAACGCACGACGGTATCTATCGTTTCGCCGATCAGGTTCGCCAGGCGGCGCCCAAACTGCGCGCGGTGATCCACAACGCCAGCGCCTGGCAGGCCGAATCACCGGAAGTGCCACCGGAGCAAGTGATGGCGGCCATGTTGCAAATTCACGTTTATACGCCTTATCTGCTCAATCAACTGCTGGAATCTTGTCTGTTGGGCCAGGGGCAAGCCGGTGCGGATATCATCCATCTGACCGACTATGTGGTGGAGAAAGGCAGCGACAAGCACATTGCCTATGCCGCCAGTAAGGCCGCGCTGGACAATATGACCCGCTCTTTTGCCCGCAAGCTGGCACCCGAAGTTAAAGTCAATGCCATCGCTCCGGCGCTGATTATTTTCAATCCGGGCGACGACGAGCATTATCGGCAACAGGCGCTGGCAAAATCACTGATGAAAATCGCCCCAGGCGAGAGCGAAGTGGTCAATCTGGTGAACTATCTGCTGGACAGTCGCTATGTCACCGGCCGTACCCACGGTGTCGACGGCGGACGCCCGCTGCGCTAA
- the ydgI gene encoding Putative arginine/ornithine antiporter translates to MEKKLGLTALTALVLSSMLGAGVFSLPQNMAQVASPAALLLGWAITGVGILFLAFAMLLLTRLRPDLDGGIFTYAKEGFGELVGFCSAWGYWLCAVIANVSYLVIVFAALSLFTDRGGNVILGDGNTWQALLAESVLLWIVHALVLRGVQTAASINLVATLAKLLPLGMFAVLAAMAFNMDVFTLDFHGVALGKPVWEQVKNTMLITLWVFIGVEGAVVVSARARHKKDVGRATMLAVISALAVYLLVTLLSLGVVPRSELAEMRNPSMAVLMVDLIGPWGDVIIAAGLIVSVCGAYLSWTIMAAEVPLLAAQHGAFPKIFRKQNKNHAPSASLWLTNIAVQFALVLIWLTGSNYNSLLTIASEMILVPYFLVGAFLFKVAIRRQDKRLMFAATGACLYGIWLLYASGLMHLLMSVLLYAPGLLVFIYARSGHNDVKLLNQLEKGSIFLLLVATVPAGWFMLQ, encoded by the coding sequence TTGGAAAAAAAACTAGGTCTTACCGCGTTAACCGCATTGGTGCTGAGCTCAATGCTGGGCGCCGGGGTTTTCAGCCTGCCACAAAACATGGCGCAGGTTGCCAGCCCGGCGGCCCTGCTATTGGGTTGGGCAATCACCGGCGTCGGCATCCTGTTTCTGGCTTTTGCCATGCTGTTGCTAACCCGCCTGCGTCCCGATCTGGACGGTGGCATCTTTACCTATGCGAAAGAAGGCTTTGGCGAGCTGGTGGGCTTTTGTTCCGCCTGGGGTTACTGGTTGTGCGCAGTGATCGCCAATGTCTCTTATCTGGTTATCGTGTTCGCCGCACTGAGTTTATTCACCGATCGCGGCGGAAACGTCATTCTGGGCGATGGCAATACCTGGCAGGCACTACTGGCAGAGTCAGTATTGCTGTGGATCGTCCATGCGCTGGTGTTGCGCGGCGTGCAAACTGCAGCCAGCATCAATCTGGTGGCGACCCTGGCCAAGCTGTTGCCGCTGGGGATGTTTGCGGTATTGGCGGCAATGGCGTTCAATATGGACGTCTTTACGCTGGATTTCCACGGCGTTGCTCTCGGTAAACCGGTGTGGGAACAGGTAAAAAACACCATGCTGATTACCCTGTGGGTATTTATCGGTGTGGAAGGCGCAGTCGTGGTTTCAGCGCGGGCGCGTCATAAAAAGGATGTCGGCCGTGCAACCATGCTGGCAGTGATCTCCGCACTGGCGGTTTACCTGCTGGTGACTTTGTTGTCCCTGGGTGTGGTGCCACGCAGCGAATTGGCCGAAATGCGCAATCCTTCCATGGCGGTGCTGATGGTCGATCTAATTGGCCCCTGGGGTGACGTGATTATCGCGGCCGGGCTGATTGTTTCGGTCTGCGGGGCCTATCTGAGCTGGACGATTATGGCCGCCGAAGTCCCGCTGCTGGCGGCACAACACGGTGCTTTCCCAAAGATTTTCCGCAAGCAGAACAAGAATCATGCGCCTTCAGCTTCACTATGGCTGACCAATATTGCCGTGCAGTTCGCACTGGTGCTGATCTGGCTGACCGGCAGCAATTATAATTCTTTGCTGACTATCGCCTCGGAAATGATCCTGGTGCCTTATTTCCTGGTCGGTGCCTTCCTGTTTAAGGTGGCAATTCGTCGTCAGGACAAACGGCTGATGTTCGCCGCCACAGGTGCCTGTCTGTACGGTATTTGGCTGCTCTACGCTTCTGGGTTAATGCATTTGCTGATGTCGGTGTTGCTGTATGCACCGGGGCTGCTGGTGTTTATTTATGCCCGAAGCGGACATAACGACGTCAAGCTGCTGAATCAGCTGGAGAAAGGCAGTATTTTTCTGTTGCTGGTGGCCACGGTACCGGCCGGCTGGTTTATGCTGCAGTAG
- the ydgH_4 gene encoding putative biofilm stress and motility protein A, producing MKLKNTIIASALLSLTALSAQAAQELTPEKAAALKPFDRITITGRFNAINEAADAISRRADKLGADSFYIQDSNNSNNGGNWRVTADLYHKDAPEVSKDPKYRVINGVTELPKEQAFLLEPYDTVSVSGFYRSQPDINDAITKEAKKKGAASFFIVRQVDANQGGNQFITAYIYKADAPKRTVQSPDAIPADSEAGKAALAAGGAAAAKVEIPGVASSGSPSRDVGRFFETQSSTGKRYTVTLPNGTKIQEVNNVTAAQMVPFDSVTFTGHFNSMTDVSSEVAKRAAEKGAKYYHVTRQWQNKSGGNLTVSADLFK from the coding sequence ATGAAGCTGAAGAACACGATCATCGCATCAGCCTTGTTATCACTCACAGCGCTGTCTGCTCAGGCGGCACAAGAGTTAACTCCTGAAAAAGCAGCGGCGCTGAAGCCGTTTGATCGCATCACGATTACCGGCCGCTTTAATGCCATCAATGAAGCCGCTGATGCCATATCCCGCCGTGCAGATAAACTGGGTGCAGACTCCTTCTACATTCAGGACAGCAACAACAGCAACAATGGCGGCAACTGGCGCGTCACCGCAGATCTTTATCATAAAGATGCGCCGGAAGTGAGCAAAGACCCCAAATACCGCGTGATTAACGGGGTTACCGAACTGCCGAAAGAACAAGCCTTCCTGTTGGAGCCGTACGACACGGTGAGCGTCAGCGGTTTCTACCGCAGCCAGCCGGACATCAACGATGCCATCACCAAAGAAGCGAAAAAGAAAGGCGCAGCCTCCTTCTTTATCGTGCGTCAGGTAGATGCCAACCAGGGCGGCAACCAGTTCATTACCGCTTATATCTATAAGGCCGATGCCCCTAAACGTACCGTTCAGAGCCCGGATGCCATCCCGGCTGATTCTGAAGCCGGTAAGGCCGCACTGGCTGCCGGTGGCGCTGCTGCTGCCAAGGTTGAAATTCCAGGTGTTGCCTCTTCTGGCTCACCAAGTCGCGACGTAGGCCGTTTCTTCGAAACCCAGTCGTCTACCGGCAAACGTTATACTGTCACTTTACCGAACGGGACCAAGATTCAGGAAGTGAACAACGTGACTGCCGCGCAGATGGTGCCGTTTGATTCCGTGACCTTCACTGGTCACTTCAACAGCATGACTGACGTTTCTAGCGAAGTTGCCAAACGTGCGGCCGAGAAAGGCGCCAAGTACTATCATGTGACCCGCCAGTGGCAGAACAAGAGCGGCGGCAACCTGACCGTCAGCGCCGACCTGTTCAAATAA
- the pntA gene encoding NAD(P) transhydrogenase subunit alpha: MRIGVPRERLANEARVAATPKTVEQLLKLGFTVAIESGAGKLASFDDSAYEAAGATITDTADVWQSDLILKVNAPLEDEIALMREGSTLVSFIWPAQNPELIAQLAARNVTAMAMDSVPRISRAQSMDALSSMANIAGYRAIVEAAHEFGRFFTGQITAAGKVPPAKVMIIGAGVAGLAAIGAAGSLGAIVRAFDTRPEVKEQVQSMGAEFLELDFEEEAGSGDGYAKVMSEAFIKAEMALFAAQAAEVDIIVTTALIPGKPAPKLITKEMVASMKPGSVIVDLAAQNGGNCELTVADRVTVSDNGVKIIGYTDLPSRLPTQSSQLYGTNLVNLLKLLSKEKNGEIDVDFEDTVIRGVTVVRSGEVTWPAPPIQVSAQPKQAPAAAPVAKPAAKPVSPWLKYGLMALAIILFGWLANAAPKEFLSHFTVFALACVVGYYVVWNVSHALHTPLMSVTNAISGIIVVGALLQIGHGGWVSFLSFIAVLIASINIFGGFTVTQRMLKMFRKN, translated from the coding sequence ATGCGTATTGGTGTACCAAGAGAACGGTTGGCCAATGAAGCCCGGGTCGCAGCAACGCCGAAAACGGTGGAACAACTGCTGAAGCTGGGCTTTACCGTCGCGATTGAAAGCGGGGCGGGTAAACTGGCAAGTTTTGACGATAGCGCTTATGAAGCCGCTGGGGCAACAATCACTGACACCGCGGATGTCTGGCAGTCAGATCTGATTTTGAAAGTTAACGCACCGCTTGAGGACGAGATTGCGTTAATGCGCGAGGGCAGCACCCTGGTCAGCTTTATCTGGCCGGCGCAAAACCCGGAGCTGATCGCGCAGCTGGCCGCTCGCAATGTCACTGCGATGGCGATGGATTCTGTACCGCGTATCTCACGCGCACAATCCATGGACGCACTGAGCTCAATGGCCAACATCGCCGGTTACCGTGCGATTGTTGAGGCCGCGCATGAGTTTGGCCGCTTCTTCACCGGGCAAATCACCGCTGCCGGCAAGGTTCCACCCGCCAAGGTAATGATTATCGGTGCCGGCGTAGCGGGCCTGGCTGCCATCGGCGCCGCAGGCAGCCTGGGGGCGATTGTTCGCGCCTTCGACACCCGCCCGGAAGTCAAAGAGCAGGTGCAGAGCATGGGCGCTGAATTCCTCGAGCTGGATTTTGAGGAAGAAGCGGGCAGCGGCGATGGCTATGCCAAAGTGATGTCCGAAGCCTTTATCAAGGCCGAGATGGCGCTGTTCGCCGCCCAGGCGGCCGAGGTCGACATTATTGTCACCACCGCGTTGATCCCGGGCAAACCCGCACCGAAGCTTATCACCAAAGAGATGGTGGCTTCGATGAAACCGGGTAGCGTGATCGTCGATCTGGCGGCGCAAAACGGTGGCAACTGTGAACTGACCGTGGCCGATCGCGTGACCGTGAGCGACAACGGCGTGAAAATCATTGGCTATACCGATTTGCCAAGCCGCCTGCCGACTCAATCCTCACAGCTTTACGGCACCAACCTGGTTAACCTGCTGAAATTGCTGTCGAAAGAGAAAAACGGCGAAATTGACGTTGATTTTGAAGATACCGTGATCCGCGGCGTTACCGTGGTGCGCAGTGGCGAAGTCACCTGGCCGGCACCGCCAATCCAGGTTTCTGCCCAGCCTAAACAGGCACCGGCAGCGGCACCGGTCGCCAAACCGGCGGCAAAACCGGTTTCGCCATGGTTGAAATATGGCCTGATGGCGCTGGCCATCATCCTGTTTGGCTGGCTGGCCAACGCCGCACCAAAAGAGTTCCTGTCTCACTTTACCGTGTTTGCGCTGGCCTGCGTGGTGGGTTACTACGTGGTTTGGAACGTCAGCCATGCATTGCACACCCCGTTGATGTCGGTCACCAATGCGATCTCAGGGATTATCGTGGTCGGTGCGCTATTGCAGATTGGCCATGGCGGCTGGGTGAGTTTCCTCTCCTTTATCGCCGTGCTGATCGCCAGCATCAACATTTTTGGTGGATTCACCGTCACTCAGCGCATGCTGAAGATGTTCCGCAAGAACTAA
- the pntB gene encoding NAD(P) transhydrogenase subunit beta produces MSGGLVTAAYIVAAILFICSLAGLSRHETSKRGNLFGIAGMAIALIATILGPDSGNVGWIIIAMIIGGSIGVYLAKKVEMTEMPELVAVLHSFVGLAAVLVGLNSYLDHGVAMEPVMENIHLTEVFLGIFIGAVTFTGSIVAFGKLRGIISSKPLALPNRHKMNLAALVVSFVLLVVFVRADSVGWQAVALVLMTAIALAFGWHLVASIGGADMPVVVSMLNSYSGWAAAAAGFMLSNDLLIVTGALVGSSGAILSYIMCKAMNRSFISVIAGGFGTDGSSTGNAEEMGEYRETTAEEVAEQLKNSTSVIITPGYGMAVAQAQYPVAEITEKLRARGIKVRFGIHPVAGRLPGHMNVLLAEAKVPYDVVLEMDEINDDFADTDTVLVIGANDTVNPAALEDPRSPIAGMPVLEVWKAQNVIAFKRSMNTGYAGVQNPLFFKENTQMLFGDAKESVEAILRALQA; encoded by the coding sequence ATGTCTGGAGGATTAGTTACAGCTGCATACATTGTTGCCGCTATCCTGTTTATCTGTAGTCTGGCCGGCCTGTCGCGCCATGAAACGTCCAAGCGGGGCAACCTGTTTGGCATCGCCGGGATGGCGATTGCGCTGATCGCCACCATCCTCGGGCCGGATTCCGGCAACGTGGGCTGGATCATCATCGCGATGATTATCGGGGGGTCCATCGGGGTTTATCTGGCGAAAAAGGTCGAAATGACCGAAATGCCAGAGCTGGTTGCGGTACTGCACAGTTTTGTGGGGCTGGCGGCGGTTCTGGTGGGCTTGAACAGCTACCTGGATCACGGCGTGGCGATGGAGCCGGTGATGGAGAATATCCATCTGACCGAAGTGTTCCTCGGCATCTTTATCGGTGCGGTTACTTTCACCGGTTCTATTGTCGCGTTCGGCAAACTGCGTGGCATCATCTCTTCCAAACCGCTGGCGTTGCCAAACCGACACAAAATGAACCTGGCGGCACTGGTGGTTTCCTTCGTCCTGTTGGTGGTGTTTGTTCGTGCCGACAGCGTGGGTTGGCAAGCGGTGGCGCTGGTGCTGATGACCGCTATCGCGCTGGCGTTTGGCTGGCATCTGGTGGCTTCCATCGGCGGTGCCGACATGCCGGTCGTGGTGTCGATGCTCAACTCCTATTCGGGTTGGGCGGCGGCGGCGGCGGGTTTCATGCTGAGCAACGATTTGCTGATCGTGACCGGTGCGTTGGTGGGTTCTTCGGGGGCCATCCTGTCTTACATCATGTGTAAGGCGATGAACCGTTCGTTTATCAGCGTGATCGCCGGAGGCTTCGGTACCGATGGATCTTCGACCGGTAATGCGGAAGAAATGGGCGAGTATCGCGAAACCACCGCGGAAGAAGTTGCCGAGCAGTTGAAAAACTCCACGTCGGTAATCATCACCCCAGGCTACGGCATGGCGGTAGCGCAGGCGCAGTATCCGGTGGCAGAAATCACCGAGAAACTGCGCGCTCGTGGTATCAAGGTGCGTTTCGGTATTCATCCGGTTGCCGGGCGTTTACCGGGCCATATGAACGTGCTGTTGGCCGAAGCCAAGGTGCCATATGACGTGGTGCTGGAGATGGATGAAATCAATGACGATTTCGCCGATACCGACACCGTGCTGGTGATCGGCGCCAACGACACGGTGAACCCGGCCGCACTGGAAGATCCGCGCAGTCCAATCGCCGGTATGCCGGTGCTGGAAGTGTGGAAAGCGCAGAATGTGATTGCCTTTAAGCGTTCGATGAACACCGGCTATGCCGGCGTGCAGAACCCGCTGTTCTTTAAAGAGAACACCCAGATGCTGTTTGGCGATGCCAAAGAGAGTGTGGAAGCGATACTGCGTGCGCTGCAGGCGTAA
- the uspE gene encoding Universal stress protein E produces MAKYQNLLVAIDPNQDDQPALRRAVYLIKRNGGRIKAFLPIYDFSYEMTTLLSPDERTAMRQGVISQRAAWINEQCRFYLDEGVPIEIKVVWHNRPYEAIIQEVIASKHDLLLKMAHQHDRLESVIFTPTDWHLLRKCPCPVWMVKDQPWQEGSKAVVAVNLASEEPYHDPLNIKLVQETVELAQNVNQTEVHLVGAYPVTPINIAIELPDFDPSVYNDAIRGQHLIAMKALRQKFGIKEEFTHVEKGLPEEVIPDLAEHLQAGVVVLGTLGRTGISAAFIGNTAEHVIDHLKCDLLVIKPENFNCPIEVDEDDEHDDED; encoded by the coding sequence ATGGCGAAGTATCAGAATCTTCTGGTGGCTATTGACCCCAACCAGGATGACCAGCCGGCGCTGCGCCGGGCGGTGTACCTGATTAAACGAAATGGCGGGCGCATTAAGGCCTTCCTGCCTATTTACGACTTCTCTTACGAGATGACGACCTTGCTCTCACCGGACGAAAGGACGGCGATGCGACAAGGTGTTATCAGCCAACGTGCCGCATGGATTAACGAGCAATGCCGTTTTTACCTCGACGAAGGCGTTCCTATTGAAATCAAAGTGGTCTGGCATAACCGCCCTTATGAAGCGATTATTCAGGAAGTGATCGCCAGCAAGCACGATCTGCTGTTAAAAATGGCGCATCAGCACGACCGCCTCGAATCCGTTATTTTCACCCCCACCGACTGGCATCTGTTACGAAAATGCCCTTGCCCAGTGTGGATGGTCAAGGACCAACCCTGGCAGGAAGGCAGCAAAGCGGTGGTAGCGGTCAATCTGGCCAGTGAAGAACCCTACCATGACCCATTGAACATCAAGCTGGTACAGGAAACCGTGGAACTGGCGCAAAACGTCAACCAAACCGAAGTTCACCTGGTCGGCGCCTACCCCGTTACCCCCATCAATATTGCTATCGAACTCCCGGACTTTGACCCCAGCGTCTACAACGACGCCATTCGCGGGCAGCACCTGATCGCCATGAAGGCGTTAAGGCAAAAATTCGGCATTAAAGAAGAGTTTACCCACGTTGAAAAAGGCCTGCCGGAAGAGGTGATCCCCGATTTGGCCGAGCACTTGCAGGCGGGTGTGGTGGTATTGGGTACCCTGGGGCGCACCGGCATTTCGGCGGCGTTTATCGGTAACACGGCAGAACATGTGATCGACCATCTGAAATGTGACCTGCTGGTGATTAAGCCGGAAAACTTCAATTGCCCGATCGAAGTCGATGAGGACGATGAGCACGACGACGAGGATTGA
- the fnr gene encoding Fumarate and nitrate reduction regulatory protein, translated as MIPEKRVIRRIQSGGCAIHCQDCSISQLCIPFTLNAHELDQLDNIIERKKPIQKGQTLFKAGDELKSLYAIRSGTIKSYTITEQGDEQITGFHLAGDLVGFDAIGGLKHPSFAQALETSMVCEIPFETLDDLSGKMPNLRQQIMRLMSGEIKGDQDMILLLSKKNAEERLAAFVYNLSRRFAERGFSPREFRLTMTRGDIGNYLGLTVETISRLLGRFQKSEILSVKGKYITIENVDALSVLAGTPRINVTVNA; from the coding sequence ATGATCCCGGAAAAACGCGTGATTCGTCGTATCCAGTCTGGTGGTTGTGCGATCCATTGTCAGGATTGCAGTATCAGCCAACTGTGTATTCCTTTTACTCTTAATGCCCATGAGCTGGACCAGCTCGACAACATTATCGAAAGGAAGAAGCCTATCCAGAAGGGCCAGACCTTGTTCAAGGCCGGCGATGAACTGAAATCGCTGTACGCTATCCGCTCCGGGACCATCAAAAGTTATACCATTACCGAGCAAGGCGATGAGCAGATCACCGGTTTCCACCTGGCGGGCGATCTGGTCGGTTTTGACGCCATTGGTGGCCTGAAGCACCCAAGCTTCGCTCAGGCGCTGGAAACGTCCATGGTGTGTGAGATCCCGTTCGAAACCCTGGATGACCTGTCCGGTAAAATGCCTAACCTGCGCCAGCAAATCATGCGTCTGATGAGCGGCGAGATTAAAGGCGACCAGGACATGATCCTGCTGTTGTCGAAGAAAAATGCCGAAGAGCGCCTGGCCGCATTCGTCTATAACCTGTCGCGCCGCTTTGCGGAACGCGGTTTCTCACCGCGTGAGTTCCGTCTGACCATGACCCGTGGCGACATCGGCAACTACCTTGGTCTGACGGTAGAAACCATCAGCCGTCTGCTGGGCCGCTTCCAGAAAAGCGAAATCCTCAGCGTTAAAGGTAAATATATCACCATCGAAAACGTCGACGCCCTGTCGGTGCTGGCCGGTACGCCACGCATTAACGTGACCGTAAACGCCTGA
- the ogt_2 gene encoding Methylated-DNA--protein-cysteine methyltransferase — protein MQTFFIDRMATPVGELVLIADEQDRLRAIDWTEHEVRLMKLLNTHYRADRFQLIDKRNPGGLTEAMQRYFSGELDVIDQLPVMTAGTEFQRSVWQQLRQIPCGEIITYGELAKRIGRPTASRAVGMANGSNPISIVVPCHRVIGSQGALTGYAGGVQRKQWLLKHEGYLQNDLL, from the coding sequence ATGCAGACCTTTTTTATTGACCGTATGGCGACGCCGGTAGGCGAACTGGTGCTGATTGCCGATGAGCAGGACCGCTTGCGCGCCATCGACTGGACTGAGCATGAAGTACGCCTGATGAAGCTGCTGAATACTCATTACCGAGCCGATCGTTTTCAACTGATAGACAAACGCAACCCCGGCGGCCTGACCGAAGCGATGCAACGCTATTTTTCGGGTGAATTGGATGTCATTGATCAGTTACCGGTGATGACCGCCGGTACCGAATTCCAGCGCAGCGTCTGGCAGCAACTGCGCCAAATCCCCTGCGGGGAAATCATTACCTATGGCGAACTGGCGAAACGCATCGGTCGGCCGACCGCTTCACGCGCAGTGGGTATGGCTAACGGCTCCAACCCCATCAGCATCGTGGTGCCCTGCCACCGGGTGATTGGCTCGCAAGGCGCCTTGACCGGCTATGCCGGTGGCGTTCAGCGCAAGCAGTGGCTGCTCAAGCACGAAGGGTATTTGCAAAACGATCTGCTTTAA
- the gatY gene encoding D-tagatose-1,6-bisphosphate aldolase subunit GatY: MYLISNREMLLKAQRQGYAVPAFNVHNLETVQVVAETAAELRSPVIMAGTPGTFSYAGTDYLIGICQAAAHRYDLPLALHLDHHEEMDDIEYKVKSGIRSVMIDGSHLPFAQNIAKVAEAVALCHRYGASVEAELGRLGGQEDDLIVDSTDSFFTDPAAAREFVTATGIDSLAVAIGSAHGLYHGEPKLDFDRLALIREQVDIPLVLHGASGIPEAMVKRAISLGVCKVNVATELKIAFADAVKSYFSQHPDANDPRKYIVPGKLAMKEVVAEKIRICGSSGML; encoded by the coding sequence ATGTACCTGATATCCAACCGCGAAATGCTGCTAAAAGCGCAGCGCCAGGGTTATGCCGTGCCGGCGTTCAACGTGCATAATCTGGAAACCGTGCAGGTGGTGGCGGAAACCGCTGCCGAACTGCGCTCACCGGTGATCATGGCCGGTACGCCCGGCACCTTCAGCTATGCCGGCACCGACTATTTGATCGGCATCTGCCAGGCCGCCGCTCATCGTTACGATCTGCCGTTGGCGCTGCACCTGGACCACCACGAAGAAATGGATGACATCGAATATAAGGTCAAAAGCGGTATCCGTTCGGTAATGATCGACGGCTCACACCTGCCATTCGCACAGAATATTGCCAAGGTGGCCGAAGCCGTGGCACTGTGCCACCGCTACGGAGCCAGCGTGGAGGCTGAACTGGGACGACTCGGTGGGCAGGAGGACGACCTGATTGTCGATTCGACTGACAGTTTCTTTACCGACCCGGCCGCCGCGCGCGAATTTGTCACCGCGACCGGCATCGATTCGCTGGCGGTGGCGATTGGCTCCGCCCATGGTCTGTACCACGGCGAACCCAAACTGGATTTTGATCGTCTGGCGCTGATCCGCGAACAGGTCGATATCCCGCTGGTGCTGCACGGGGCCTCCGGCATTCCTGAAGCCATGGTCAAACGCGCCATTTCACTGGGCGTCTGCAAGGTCAACGTGGCGACCGAACTCAAAATTGCCTTTGCCGATGCGGTGAAGAGCTATTTCTCCCAGCACCCGGACGCCAACGACCCGCGCAAGTATATCGTGCCTGGCAAACTGGCGATGAAGGAGGTGGTGGCCGAGAAAATCCGCATCTGCGGCAGCAGCGGCATGCTGTAA
- the agaS gene encoding Putative tagatose-6-phosphate ketose/aldose isomerase, translated as MNGYFAYDAGWLEQRHALHTAREIWQQPDLWATLHQQLQQQQTLWQPFLTPLLANPRLQIVLCGAGSSAFAGRALAPWLREKTGRDVVAYGTTDIVANPHQYLDLTRPTLLVSFARSGNSPESVATVELADQLLPESYHLMLVCNPDSQLAQYAHQRDNVCSLVMPQGSNDQSFAMTSSFSCMMLSAALLLGPYSLAEAQRPLTAMVERCRELRETLQPQVKALAASGFRRYITLGGSCFTGLAEEASLKMLELTAGQIVTRYDSPLGLRHGPKFMVDNQTLVLLMFSSGDYARQYDRDLWNELQRDGLAMQMVGLTGNTQALCEQMLNLHHAEDDVWLLFPYLLFTQMLAFESSLALGLTPDNPCPTGEVNRVVKGVTIYRYPSSVA; from the coding sequence ATGAACGGTTATTTTGCTTACGATGCGGGCTGGCTGGAACAACGACATGCGCTGCATACCGCACGTGAGATCTGGCAGCAGCCGGACTTATGGGCCACCCTGCACCAACAGTTACAGCAGCAACAAACGCTGTGGCAGCCTTTCCTTACCCCGCTGCTGGCTAACCCGCGCCTGCAGATTGTTCTGTGCGGCGCAGGTAGCTCAGCCTTCGCCGGTCGGGCATTGGCACCCTGGCTGCGCGAGAAGACCGGTCGCGACGTGGTGGCCTACGGCACCACCGATATTGTCGCCAACCCGCACCAATATCTCGACCTGACCCGCCCTACGCTGCTGGTGTCTTTCGCTCGCTCCGGCAACAGCCCGGAAAGCGTGGCAACGGTGGAGCTGGCCGATCAACTGCTGCCGGAAAGCTATCACCTGATGCTGGTATGCAATCCGGACAGCCAGTTGGCGCAATATGCCCATCAACGCGATAACGTCTGTTCGCTGGTGATGCCACAGGGTTCCAACGATCAAAGCTTTGCCATGACCTCCAGCTTCAGCTGCATGATGCTGTCCGCCGCGCTGTTGCTCGGCCCCTATTCCCTTGCCGAGGCCCAGCGGCCTCTGACGGCCATGGTGGAGCGCTGCCGCGAACTGCGTGAAACTCTGCAACCGCAGGTGAAGGCGTTGGCTGCCAGCGGTTTCCGGCGTTACATCACGCTGGGCGGCAGCTGTTTTACCGGGCTGGCGGAAGAGGCTTCGCTGAAGATGCTGGAGCTGACGGCCGGACAGATCGTTACCCGTTACGACTCGCCGCTCGGCCTGCGCCATGGCCCGAAGTTTATGGTCGACAACCAAACCCTGGTCTTGCTGATGTTCTCCAGCGGCGACTATGCCCGCCAGTACGATCGCGATCTGTGGAACGAGCTGCAACGCGACGGCCTGGCAATGCAGATGGTCGGCCTGACCGGCAATACTCAGGCGCTTTGTGAACAAATGCTGAACCTGCACCACGCCGAAGATGACGTCTGGTTGCTGTTCCCTTATCTGTTATTCACCCAGATGCTGGCCTTTGAAAGTTCGCTGGCACTTGGCCTGACGCCGGATAACCCATGCCCGACCGGAGAAGTTAACCGGGTGGTTAAAGGCGTTACTATTTACCGTTACCCGTCATCTGTGGCGTAA